Proteins encoded together in one bacterium HR17 window:
- the nuoN_1 gene encoding NADH-quinone oxidoreductase subunit N: MDGWWESVLSAARTETVLVVTALWVLLIAALSKGRARETAFNSTLLGLLIAAAVALASFGQSAEAVLDGSVMLRLDNFAIAFHLLLTLGALLALGLSWEYLREQGWLRRFSEYCALLLLACVGGMLLVSATDLVVVFLAIDTLSLALYVLTGYASDRPYPTEAALKYLVLGAMASAFLIYGIAFVYGAAGTTNLVTLSTTALQQPRLLMIGLGLLVVGLAFKIALVPFHQWAPDAYDGALTPIAAFMATAPKAVAVAALFRVLALGFGAAPLQTVWSGALSAIAVLTMTLANLAALPQRNLKRMLAYSSIAHAGYMLLGVLALNEAGATALVVYGFAYTVMTVGAFGVLQLVERSDGAPAALDDVVGLAHRSPALGWAMLIFMASLTGIPFTAGFWAKFAVFRAALEAGYLWLVIVAVINSVVSAFYYLRAAMVMFAQAPTEWTRPIMPWRIGWGIVAVCALGVVLLGLMPTGIWQMGLSVAMAR; the protein is encoded by the coding sequence ATGGACGGATGGTGGGAGTCGGTGCTCAGTGCCGCTCGCACGGAAACGGTTTTGGTTGTCACCGCCTTGTGGGTGTTATTAATTGCCGCACTTTCTAAGGGAAGAGCCCGCGAAACAGCCTTCAATTCCACTCTGTTGGGGTTACTCATTGCGGCGGCGGTAGCGTTGGCGTCGTTCGGTCAGAGCGCGGAGGCTGTTTTGGACGGTTCGGTGATGTTGCGGCTGGACAACTTCGCGATCGCTTTCCACTTGTTGCTGACGCTGGGCGCTCTGTTAGCGTTGGGTTTGTCGTGGGAATACCTGCGCGAGCAGGGGTGGTTGCGCCGTTTCAGCGAATACTGTGCGCTACTTTTGTTGGCGTGCGTGGGCGGAATGTTGTTGGTCAGTGCGACGGATTTGGTCGTCGTTTTTTTGGCAATTGACACTTTGTCGTTGGCGTTATATGTCCTGACAGGCTATGCGTCTGACCGTCCCTATCCGACAGAAGCGGCGTTGAAGTATTTGGTGTTGGGAGCGATGGCGTCCGCGTTTCTCATTTACGGCATCGCCTTCGTTTACGGTGCAGCGGGAACGACTAACTTGGTAACGCTTTCAACGACAGCATTGCAGCAACCGCGTTTGCTGATGATTGGCTTGGGGTTGTTGGTGGTCGGGTTGGCGTTCAAAATCGCGTTGGTGCCGTTTCACCAATGGGCGCCGGACGCCTACGATGGGGCGCTAACGCCGATCGCAGCGTTCATGGCGACGGCGCCGAAGGCAGTGGCTGTCGCGGCGCTCTTTCGGGTGCTCGCGTTGGGCTTTGGCGCAGCCCCCCTTCAAACGGTCTGGAGTGGGGCGCTGAGCGCTATCGCGGTCTTAACGATGACGCTGGCAAACCTTGCGGCGTTGCCCCAGCGCAACCTAAAGCGGATGCTGGCGTATTCGTCTATCGCCCATGCAGGTTACATGCTTTTGGGTGTGTTGGCGTTGAACGAAGCGGGGGCAACTGCATTGGTCGTCTACGGGTTCGCTTACACGGTGATGACAGTTGGGGCGTTCGGCGTTTTGCAGTTGGTGGAACGCTCGGACGGAGCGCCGGCGGCTTTAGACGATGTCGTGGGGTTAGCCCATCGGTCGCCGGCGTTAGGTTGGGCAATGCTCATTTTCATGGCGTCTTTGACGGGCATCCCCTTCACGGCAGGGTTTTGGGCGAAGTTCGCCGTTTTCCGTGCGGCGTTAGAAGCGGGCTATTTGTGGTTGGTTATCGTCGCCGTGATCAACAGCGTGGTTTCTGCGTTCTATTACTTGCGAGCGGCGATGGTTATGTTTGCTCAGGCGCCGACCGAGTGGACACGCCCCATTATGCCCTGGCGGATTGGATGGGGCATCGTCGCCGTGTGCGCATTGGGCGTCGTGCTATTGGGTTTAATGCCGACGGGAATCTGGCAGATGGGGTTGTCAGTAGCGATGGCGCGTTGA